From Staphylococcus delphini, one genomic window encodes:
- a CDS encoding 4-hydroxy-3-methylbut-2-enyl diphosphate reductase: MEIIKITPRGYCYGVVDAMVIARNASLDPNLPRPIYILGMIVHNKHVTDAFESDGIITLDGPNRLEILDQINEGTVIFTAHGVSPEVKRRAKDKGLTCIDATCPDVENTHQLIRDKKAQGYHVVYIGKKGHPEPEGAVGVAPDIVYLVETKEDVEALPDTLNDYPLIVTNQTTMSQWDVSHLMDDLQERFPHVEQHKEICQATQVRQEAVADQAGAADLLIVVGDPKSNNSNRLAQVSKDIAHTNSYRIADLSQLDLRWLEGVETVAVTAGASTPTPIVKEVINFLKDYDPMNPETHVTASNVPVEKILPKIKKAKPVKIME, from the coding sequence ATGGAAATCATTAAAATTACCCCACGTGGTTATTGCTATGGCGTGGTCGATGCGATGGTGATTGCGCGTAATGCATCACTTGATCCAAACTTACCACGTCCGATATATATATTAGGAATGATTGTGCATAACAAGCACGTGACAGATGCTTTTGAATCAGACGGAATTATTACATTAGACGGACCGAATCGTTTAGAAATATTAGATCAGATTAATGAAGGAACAGTTATCTTCACTGCACACGGTGTATCACCGGAAGTTAAAAGACGTGCCAAAGATAAAGGATTGACATGTATTGACGCGACATGTCCAGATGTTGAAAATACCCATCAACTCATTCGGGATAAAAAAGCGCAGGGCTATCATGTTGTCTATATTGGTAAAAAAGGACATCCTGAGCCAGAGGGAGCTGTTGGTGTCGCACCTGATATCGTTTATCTCGTGGAAACGAAAGAAGACGTTGAAGCGTTGCCCGATACACTGAACGACTATCCTTTAATCGTGACCAATCAAACAACAATGTCACAATGGGATGTCTCACATTTAATGGATGATTTACAAGAGCGCTTCCCTCATGTCGAGCAGCATAAAGAGATTTGTCAAGCGACACAAGTACGTCAAGAAGCAGTTGCAGATCAAGCGGGTGCTGCAGATCTACTCATCGTTGTAGGCGATCCAAAAAGTAATAATTCAAATCGTCTTGCGCAAGTGTCAAAAGATATTGCACATACAAATTCTTATCGTATTGCTGACTTATCACAGCTTGATTTGCGTTGGTTAGAAGGCGTGGAAACAGTTGCGGTGACTGCGGGTGCTTCAACCCCTACCCCTATTGTTAAAGAAGTGATTAATTTCTTAAAAGATTATGATCCAATGAATCCTGAAACACATGTCACTGCCTCTAACGTACCGGTTGAAAAAATCTTACCTAAAATTAAAAAAGCTAAACCGGTTAAAATTATGGAATAA
- a CDS encoding DEAD/DEAH box helicase, protein MAKHPFDQFRFDSTLIEAITALNFKQPTEIQQRVIPKIMKQVNLIGQSQTGTGKSHAFLLPLFQQIDPEIHEPQSIIVAPTRELATQLYQAATQLSEYKTGIKVSLFIGGTDFEKDKQKTTVQPQLIIGTPTRINDLAKIGALHVHLAHYLVIDEADLMIDLGLIEEVDQIAAKLDDDAKMAVFSATIPKSLHPFLNKYLEHPEFVEVKSETKNKKSIEFYLIPTKGAQKIEKAVALFEMLNPYLAIIFCNSRDSANQLAIELQHQGIQVGMIHGGLTPRERKQQMKRIRNLEFQYVIASDLASRGIDIEGVSHVINFDVPKDIDFFTHRVGRTGRGNYKGVAITLYTPEEDGLIAAIENKGYHFENVDIKDGELKPIKAHNTRQLRQKQDDHITQKVKHKVKRNTKKKVKPGYKKKYKQELEQLKRQEKRQFSRMKKRQSRKK, encoded by the coding sequence ATGGCAAAGCATCCATTTGACCAATTTCGTTTTGATTCAACTTTAATTGAAGCAATAACGGCATTAAATTTTAAACAACCGACAGAAATACAACAACGTGTTATCCCTAAAATTATGAAGCAAGTCAATCTTATTGGTCAATCACAAACAGGGACAGGTAAATCACATGCATTTCTTTTACCATTATTCCAACAAATCGACCCAGAAATTCACGAGCCACAATCTATCATTGTAGCGCCAACACGTGAACTTGCAACACAATTATATCAAGCAGCCACACAATTAAGTGAATATAAAACAGGGATTAAAGTGAGTTTGTTTATCGGTGGCACGGATTTTGAAAAAGACAAACAAAAAACGACAGTACAACCCCAGTTAATTATCGGGACACCGACACGTATTAACGATTTGGCTAAAATTGGTGCACTCCACGTTCATCTTGCGCATTATTTAGTCATTGACGAAGCTGACTTAATGATTGACTTAGGTTTAATTGAGGAAGTCGATCAAATCGCTGCAAAACTTGATGATGACGCAAAAATGGCTGTATTTAGTGCAACCATTCCCAAATCATTACATCCATTTTTAAATAAATATTTAGAACATCCTGAATTTGTCGAAGTGAAGAGCGAGACGAAAAACAAAAAAAGTATCGAATTTTATCTCATCCCAACTAAAGGGGCTCAAAAAATCGAAAAAGCAGTTGCATTGTTTGAAATGTTGAATCCATACTTAGCAATCATCTTCTGTAACAGTAGAGACAGTGCCAATCAACTTGCCATTGAACTTCAACATCAAGGCATTCAAGTGGGTATGATTCATGGTGGTTTAACGCCTCGTGAACGTAAACAACAAATGAAACGAATTCGTAACCTTGAATTCCAATATGTGATTGCGAGTGATCTTGCTTCTCGTGGTATTGATATTGAAGGGGTGAGTCATGTCATTAACTTTGACGTCCCTAAAGATATTGATTTCTTTACGCACCGTGTTGGCCGTACAGGCAGAGGGAATTATAAAGGTGTGGCGATTACACTTTATACACCTGAAGAAGATGGTTTAATTGCGGCTATCGAAAACAAAGGCTATCATTTTGAAAATGTCGATATTAAAGATGGCGAATTAAAGCCAATCAAAGCGCATAATACACGACAATTGCGTCAAAAACAGGATGACCATATTACACAAAAAGTAAAACATAAAGTGAAGCGCAATACGAAAAAGAAAGTCAAACCGGGCTATAAGAAGAAATACAAACAAGAACTCGAACAACTGAAACGCCAAGAAAAACGTCAATTTAGTCGTATGAAAAAGCGTCAATCTCGAAAAAAATAG
- a CDS encoding deoxyribonuclease IV has translation MLIGSHVSMSGKKMLEASAEEAHQYGASTFMIYTGAPQNTRRKAIEDLNIEAGHKAMERYNLSNIVVHAPYIINIANTQKPEVFELGVNFLQNEIERTEALGAKDIVLHPGAHVGAGAEVGIKRIIEGLNEVLTNQNDVRIALETMAGKGSEIGRTFEEIAQIIDGVTNNERLSVCLDTCHIHDAGYDVVNDFDSVLNEFDRIIGVDRIKVVHVNDSKNPISAHKDRHENIGFGHIGFDALNYVVHHEQFKNIPKILETPYVGEDKKNKKPPYRYEIEAFKNETFDPEMKNKIISQA, from the coding sequence ATGTTAATCGGATCACATGTGTCTATGAGTGGTAAAAAAATGTTAGAAGCATCAGCAGAAGAAGCACATCAATACGGTGCTTCAACATTTATGATTTATACAGGTGCACCTCAAAACACACGTCGTAAAGCGATTGAGGACCTGAATATCGAAGCAGGCCATAAAGCGATGGAACGTTACAATCTTTCTAATATTGTCGTGCATGCGCCTTATATTATTAATATCGCGAATACGCAAAAGCCAGAAGTGTTTGAATTAGGTGTTAACTTTCTACAAAATGAAATTGAACGAACTGAAGCACTTGGTGCGAAAGATATTGTGTTACATCCAGGTGCGCATGTCGGTGCTGGTGCTGAAGTAGGTATTAAGCGTATTATCGAAGGGTTAAATGAAGTTTTAACGAATCAAAACGATGTCAGAATTGCATTAGAAACGATGGCAGGTAAAGGTTCAGAAATCGGTAGAACTTTTGAAGAAATCGCACAAATTATCGATGGCGTTACCAATAATGAACGCTTATCTGTTTGTCTCGATACGTGTCATATTCACGATGCGGGCTATGATGTCGTCAATGATTTTGATAGTGTTTTAAACGAATTCGACCGTATTATTGGTGTCGACCGTATTAAAGTTGTCCACGTTAACGATAGTAAAAATCCGATATCAGCACATAAAGACCGTCATGAAAATATCGGTTTTGGACATATCGGATTTGATGCATTAAATTACGTGGTACATCATGAACAATTTAAAAATATCCCTAAAATTTTAGAAACACCATACGTCGGTGAAGACAAGAAAAATAAAAAGCCACCGTATCGTTATGAGATTGAAGCATTCAAAAATGAAACGTTTGATCCAGAAATGAAAAACAAAATTATATCACAAGCATAA
- a CDS encoding metal ABC transporter ATP-binding protein — protein sequence MSQPVFELKNIDFFYEHKKVLENINIRIHHGQFLAIVGPNGAGKSTLLKLILGILPIQKGEIYIDGESYNKKLTTDKISYVSQKASSVTAGFPATVNEVVLSGLTRKKKLFKWFSKEDDHKVDQVLERLNISTLKHKNIAQLSGGQQQRVLIARALVSDPAVLVLDEPTNGIDAKHVGEFYETLSHLKQEGVTIILVTHDIGVVADTATDVACLNKHLHFHGAVSEFKSLDEVEISKIYGHPIKFVDHKHDRDCCV from the coding sequence ATGTCACAACCTGTATTTGAACTCAAAAATATAGATTTCTTTTACGAACATAAAAAAGTGCTAGAAAATATTAATATTCGTATTCATCATGGCCAGTTTTTGGCTATTGTCGGTCCGAATGGGGCAGGGAAATCAACGCTCCTTAAATTAATATTAGGCATTTTACCTATTCAAAAAGGGGAGATTTATATTGACGGTGAATCTTACAATAAGAAATTAACGACTGATAAAATTAGTTATGTGTCTCAAAAAGCATCGTCCGTTACTGCAGGTTTTCCAGCAACCGTGAATGAGGTTGTATTGAGCGGCCTGACACGTAAGAAAAAACTGTTTAAATGGTTTAGTAAAGAAGACGATCACAAAGTGGATCAAGTACTAGAAAGACTGAATATCTCAACACTAAAACATAAAAATATCGCACAGCTTTCTGGCGGTCAACAGCAACGTGTATTAATTGCACGTGCCTTAGTGTCTGACCCTGCTGTACTCGTTTTAGATGAACCGACGAATGGGATTGATGCCAAACATGTGGGTGAGTTTTATGAAACATTAAGCCATCTCAAACAAGAAGGTGTGACGATTATTCTCGTGACACATGACATCGGTGTCGTTGCTGATACAGCTACAGATGTGGCTTGTTTAAATAAGCACCTTCACTTCCATGGTGCAGTCAGTGAATTTAAATCATTAGATGAAGTAGAAATATCAAAAATCTATGGTCACCCCATTAAATTTGTAGACCATAAACATGATAGGGATTGTTGTGTATGA
- a CDS encoding metal ABC transporter permease, giving the protein MIDAILNFEFIRYSFISGILIGLIAPLIGTFIVVRRLSLIADALSHVTLGGISFGMFLITLSPLFAFVNPIWTGILFAIIGALLIEYLRTSYKNYQEIAIPIIMSTGIGLSAIFISLAKGFNQELVGLLFGSISAVSMSDLITIVTISVLVLAFIMLFYKELFILSFDTEYSQVIGIPKWIQFLFIVIVALVISASMRVIGVLLVSALITLPVAIAMRWTKGFKQFILISIIIGEFSVIVGLVTAFYLNISPGGIIVVILVIMLGLTLFYQSFVTGKLKGVKRNENGRSHSYIEK; this is encoded by the coding sequence ATGATTGATGCAATATTAAATTTTGAATTTATCAGATACTCATTTATTAGTGGGATACTCATTGGTTTGATTGCACCACTCATCGGGACATTTATCGTGGTGAGGCGTCTCTCATTGATTGCCGATGCACTGAGTCACGTCACGTTAGGCGGTATCTCATTCGGGATGTTTTTAATTACACTCTCACCGCTATTTGCATTCGTTAATCCAATCTGGACAGGGATTCTATTTGCGATAATTGGTGCACTGCTCATTGAATATTTGAGAACTTCATATAAAAATTATCAAGAAATTGCGATACCGATTATTATGAGTACAGGTATTGGTTTAAGTGCTATTTTTATTTCGTTGGCTAAAGGGTTTAATCAAGAACTTGTCGGTTTACTGTTCGGTTCAATCAGCGCGGTATCCATGAGTGATTTAATTACTATTGTAACCATCTCTGTTTTAGTGCTAGCTTTCATTATGTTGTTTTATAAAGAATTGTTCATCCTGTCTTTCGATACAGAATATAGCCAAGTGATTGGCATTCCGAAATGGATACAATTTTTGTTTATTGTAATTGTCGCACTTGTTATTTCTGCATCGATGCGTGTCATTGGTGTGCTGTTAGTGAGTGCACTCATCACTTTACCTGTCGCTATTGCAATGCGTTGGACAAAAGGGTTTAAACAATTTATATTAATAAGTATCATTATCGGAGAGTTTTCAGTTATTGTAGGGCTAGTTACAGCGTTTTATTTAAATATCTCACCTGGTGGAATCATCGTAGTAATTTTAGTCATCATGTTAGGTTTAACACTTTTCTATCAGTCCTTTGTTACTGGGAAACTAAAAGGAGTGAAGCGTAATGAAAATGGAAGAAGCCATTCGTATATTGAAAAATAA